In Hevea brasiliensis isolate MT/VB/25A 57/8 chromosome 13, ASM3005281v1, whole genome shotgun sequence, a single genomic region encodes these proteins:
- the LOC110664021 gene encoding lysM domain receptor-like kinase 3: MKMASQNHHLLLFLLLLAAVFTNVLSFDVVTKTSLVYPFSCSDQIQTCNSYLYHISEGLTIDQIASFYSVNTSNIKPITHGLKQDYLVSVPCTCKDVNGTQGYFYDTPYRVQSGDTFMNITRMLYSGQAWKVENEEELFVAGDMITIHLLCGCIQAESQEIVTYTVQENDTLSGIAELLTAKLSGIQGLNERLTQNPGYIDVGWVLFIPKEKNGIRAQKQGKRNHLTIILAILSAATLCSLCTLILFLIKGIRNHKNREENLKSVNKCRSPSRISSQSQFRKTDIEGVTFESERPVVYSVDEIDKATSNFDISMKIGQGGYGSVYLGFLKELEVAVKKMKSSRSKEFYAELKVLCKIHHINVVELLGYASGDNHLYLVYEYIQNGSLSDHLHDPLLKGHTPLSWTARAQIAVDAARGIEYIHDHTKAQYVHRDIKTSNILLDQGLRAKVSDFGLAKLLERSSEEEFMATRLVGTPGYIAPESVRELQMNSKTDVFAFGVVLAELITGQRALVRDNREPNKMKALVTLMLTIFMNEDIETVLEANVDANLRGSYPMEEVCEMAEISRRCLSEDPLNRPEMREIVQALSQILTASIEWEASLGGSSLDLTGVFVGR, from the exons ATGAAGATGGCTTCCCAAAATCACCACCTCCTTCTCTTCCTCCTTCTCTTAGCTGCAGTCTTTACTAATGTTCTCTCCTTCGATGTTGTGACCAAGACAAGCCTCGTGTACCCTTTTAGTTGCTCTGACCAAATTCAGACATGCAATTCCTACCTATATCACATCTCTGAAGGACTTACCATTGATCAAATAGCCTCTTTCTACTCAGTGAACACATCCAACATTAAACCCATCACCCATGGCCTCAAACAGGACTATCTTGTGTCTGTTCCTTGCACTTGCAAAGATGTAAATGGCACCCAAGGGTACTTCTATGACACCCCTTATAGAGTACAATCAGGTGATACATTCATGAATATCACAAGGATGCTCTATAGCGGCCAAGCTTGGAAAGTTGAGAATGAAGAGGAGTTATTTGTTGCTGGAGATATGATCACTATACACCTTTTATGTGGATGCATTCAAGCAGAGTCTCAAGAGATAGTGACATATACAGTTCAAGAGAATGATACACTGTCAGGGATTGCGGAACTTCTAACAGCAAAACTAAGTGGAATCCAGGGTTTAAATGAAAGATTGACTCAAAATCCTGGTTACATCGACGTAGGATGGGTGTTATTCATTCCCAAGGAGAAGAATGGAATTCGAGCTCAAAAGCAAG GAAAAAGAAACCATCTGACGATTATCCTTGCGATATTGTCTGCGGCCACATTATGTTCACTATGCACTTTAATCCTATTCCTGATCAAGGGAATTAGAAACCacaaaaatagagaagaaaatctaaaatcaGTCAACAAATGCCGAAGTCCCTCAAGAATTTCCTCACAGAGCCAGTTTCGGAAAACTGATATTGAAG GTGTCACCTTTGAATCTGAAAGGCCAGTTGTATATAGTGTGGATGAGATTGATAAGGCCACAAGTAACTTCGACATAAGCATGAAAATTGGACAGGGTGGATATGGGAGCGTGTATCTTGGTTTTTTGAAAGAACTG GAAGTTGCAGTAAAAAAAATGAAATCTAGCAGATCGAAGGAATTCTATGCGGAGCTCAAAGTACTGTGTAAGATACATCACATAAATGTG GTGGAGCTGCTGGGATATGCAAGTGGGGATAATCACCTTTACCTAGTCTATGAGTATATTCAGAATGGGTCACTCAGTGATCATCTCCATGACCCTCTGCTAAAAG GTCACACCCCTCTTTCATGGACTGCAAGAGCACAAATAGCAGTCGATGCTGCAAGAGGAATTGAATATATTCATGATCACACGAAGGCACAGTATGTACACCGGGACATAAAAACAAGCAACATTCTGCTTGATCAGGGACTCAGGGCAAAG GTGTCAGATTTTGGGCTGGCAAAGTTACTAGAACGATCAAGTGAAGAAGAGTTCATGGCAACACGCCTGGTTGGAACACCAGGTTACATTGCTCCTGA ATCTGTGCGGGAGCTACAAATGAATTCTAAAACCGATGTCTTTGCATTCGGAGTGGTTCTAGCAGAGCTCATAACTGGTCAGCGCGCTCTTGTACGTGATAACCGGGAACCAAACAAGATGAAGGCACTGGTGACACTT ATGTTGACAATATTCATGAATGAAGACATAGAGACTGTTTTGGAAGCTAATGTAGATGCTAACCTCCGAGGAAGCTATCCCATGGAAGAAGTGTGTGAG ATGGCAGAAATATCTAGGAGGTGTTTGAGTGAAGATCCATTAAATCGACCAGAGATGCGAGAAATTGTGCAGGCACTCTCCCAGATCTTGACCGCCTCAATAGAGTGGGAAGCATCACTTGGGGGAAGCAGCCTAGACCTTACTGGGGTGTTTGTTGGAAGATGA
- the LOC110656097 gene encoding oleosin H2-like: protein MADPKHQQQRPGMEGLNGVFPEKGGGPSTSQIIAVVTLLPLSGTLLFLAGITLTGTLIGLAITTPVFVVCSPVLVPAALVIGLAVVGFLASGAFGITALSSLSWMANYIREMRGKLPQQMEQAKRRLQETTGQKARELGQTVRGQDVTRGQEGGRT from the coding sequence ATGGCTGACCCTAAACACCAACAGCAAAGGCCTGGCATGGAAGGCTTAAACGGCGTTTTCCCTGAAAAGGGTGGCGGCCCTTCAACTTCGCAGATTATAGCGGTGGTCACCCTGTTGCCTCTCAGTGGCACCCTCCTCTTCCTTGCAGGTATTACTCTCACTGGGACACTCATTGGGCTGGCGATTACGACCCCAGTTTTCGTGGTTTGCAGCCCGGTTCTGGTCCCTGCAGCCTTGGTCATTGGCTTAGCGGTGGTGGGGTTCTTGGCATCTGGAGCTTTTGGGATCACTGCACTTTCTTCCTTGTCGTGGATGGCAAACTATATTCGGGAGATGAGGGGAAAACTGCCGCAGCAGATGGAACAGGCAAAGAGGCGCTTGCAGGAGACGACGGGCCAGAAGGCTAGAGAGTTGGGCCAGACTGTAAGGGGCCAAGATGTCACAAGAGGTCAAGAGGGTGGCAGGACATAA